The Limnochordia bacterium region CCCCTGCTTCACCCTCCCTGGCTCGCATGATCTCAATATCACTAATATTTACGCCGGCCTGGGCGAGGACACCGGCAATCTGGCCAATGGTACCAGGTTCATCTGCTACCTGCGCCGATAGCTCATAGTAATTGGTAAGACGCCTACTGTATTTGGGTAGTTCATCCCGGAGCCCCTTTGCACTGCAGAGCCCTTGGTACAAGGCGGCCGAATCTGTTTGCAGGGCCCTTTGTAGATCAGATAAGACCCCTTTAAACTCTTCAATCATCGAGTTAATGTGGCCCCGGTTAGTCTCTAGGATCTGACACCACAGCCTTGGATCACCGGATGCCACCCGGGTTGTATCCCGGAAACCACCGGCAGCCAGGGCTAACAGATCCGGATACTGCGGCGCGAGGTTGCCCACAGTATTAGCCAGGGCAACGGCACAGATGTGGGGAAGATGGCTTACGGCTGCAACGATTAGATCATGCTCATCGGGACTTAGCAAAACGGGGAAGGCTCCGATGATCTCAATTACGGATCGAAGGGTACTAAGCTCCGTCCCGTGACCGGAATCCGGTGGGGTGAGGACATAGGCTGCATTTTCAAATAAATGAGGGCTTGCCGCGAAAATGCCGCTTCGTTCCTTGCCGGCCATGGGATGGCCTCCAATAAAAACGACCTCCCCGGGTAGGATCTCCGCGGCTTTTTGCATTATCAGTGTTTTCGTACTTCCCATATCCGTAACAATGCAGCCCGGCTTACAGAACCTTGCTGCATCGTGCAGGTAATCAATAATCCCCCTGATCGGCGTGGCTAGAAAAACTAGTTCAGACCCAGAGAAAGCCTCTTCAATAGAAGAGGCGATCTGATCAACTGCTCCTAGGTTTAATGCATCGCT contains the following coding sequences:
- a CDS encoding prephenate dehydrogenase, translated to MRRISIVGLGLIGGSLGLALRCRTEDVYVVGFDTSPETCSDALNLGAVDQIASSIEEAFSGSELVFLATPIRGIIDYLHDAARFCKPGCIVTDMGSTKTLIMQKAAEILPGEVVFIGGHPMAGKERSGIFAASPHLFENAAYVLTPPDSGHGTELSTLRSVIEIIGAFPVLLSPDEHDLIVAAVSHLPHICAVALANTVGNLAPQYPDLLALAAGGFRDTTRVASGDPRLWCQILETNRGHINSMIEEFKGVLSDLQRALQTDSAALYQGLCSAKGLRDELPKYSRRLTNYYELSAQVADEPGTIGQIAGVLAQAGVNISDIEIMRAREGEAGVLRLGFNDEKQVDQALKVLRTNGYVVKRRS